The region CACTCCTCCTCCTCCAAGTGCACCATTATCAAATTGGGTATTTATGTTGATAGGAGTTTTAGCAGTTACTGTAGTATTCATTAAATTCAAGAAATAGATAAAAAATAATTTTGGAGATTCTAAGTGATTAGACTCCGTAAAAAAACCTCTTCACTCAAATGAAGGGGTTTTTTCTGTTTCGGTCCGTAATTATTAATGGAATATTTTACCTTTGCATGATAAATTTAGCGGATGCAATTTAAAGATATTATTGGTCAAAGTGATTTAAAGAAAAGTTTGGTAGAAACGGTGAAAAATGGTAGGATTAGCCATGCTCAGCTTTTTTTAGGAAAAGGAGTGAATGGTAAATTTGCCTTGGCTGTAGCCTATGCACAGTATATCAATTGCCCCGATAGAACAGAAACTGATTCTTGTGGAGTTTGTCTTTCATGTAAGAAGTATAATGCCATGAGCCATCCTGACTTATTCTTCTCTTTCCCTGTTAATAAAAGCTCAAAAGGGGGAGGTGATAGCGATGCTAAATCAAGAGAAGGTGGTGTTAATCGTTCCACATCTTCTAAAGATTTAATCAGTACCATGTTTTACAAGGATTGGTTAAGTTATTTGAATTCGACTCATTATTACCCTGAATTACAATCTTGGTATAAGAAGATTAATATTGAGAATAAGCAAGGGATAATCAACGTAGAAGAGGCACGGCGCATTGTTAGGGATGTGAGTTTTAAACCAGTTGAAGCCCCGTATAAAATTTTAATCATCTGGCAGCCTGAGAAAATGAATATGAGCTCGGCAAATGTGCTTCTAAAGTTTTTTGAAGAGCCTCCTGCTCATACTATCATCATTATGGTAGCTGATGAGAAAGATCAACTATTAAAAACCATACAATCCCGGTTTCAAATTATTCCTGTTCCCAAAATTGATGATTTTGAATTATATGCTTATTTGAAAACCAAATATTCTAATTTCCCTGAAAATCAAGTTAAAAACGCAGTGGCTTTGTCCGATGGCGATTTGCAAAGAGCAGAACATATTTTAGGAGATGGAGAACAAATGAAAGAACATTTTATGTTGTTTCAAAGTTGGATGAGGATGTGTTATAAAAAGGGAAGTTTAGAAGAGATAAAAACTTTTGTAGAAAAAGTTTCTAGAATTGGGCGTGAGAATCAGAAACACTTTCTCAATTACTCGCTTAGATTGATTCGACAAAGTCTATTGATAAATTATGGGCATCCTTCCTTAAATAAACTTACACATTATGAAAGTGAGTGGTTAACCAAGTTTTCTCCCTTTATTCATATTAACAACGGTATTCAGTTAACAGAAAAATTTGAACAGGCCATTTTTGAAGTGGGTAGAAATGCAAGTGCATCAGTTCTTTTCATGAAATTATCGCTTGATTTGAGCGTATTATTGAAAATTCCTCAGTAACACAAAATTTCTTTTAAATTTGCATATTAGGATTGGTGATTTATTGCCATCCATTAATTCTCGCATAATCATATTCTGACTGAAGAATTATTTTAACTAGAAAACCAAGAATGGATAATAATATAAAAGTTCCGGAGGAAGACATCATGATGTCAAGAGGGTGTTGTGCCTCCAATAAACTACTCGATAAGTCTGCAAATAAAAATGCCAATAGCTGTCCAAAACTGGATTCTCGAGAATGGCTAGCTGATATTCCTACTCCTTTAGGATTTACAAAATCAAATGTGGTGGAAGTAAGGTTTAAAAATTCTCATAAAGCATTTTTTAAAACACCAGACGAATTAGAACTCAATAAAGGAGATATCATTGCTGTAGAAGCATCTCCGGGTCATGATATTGGAATTGTAAGCTTAACAGGTGAAACTGCCCGCTTACAAATGAAGAAAAAGAATATTCGCCCCGATTCCGATTTTGTGAAAAAGGTGTATCGTCGTGCTAGATTGAATGATATTGAAAAATGGATGAAATCGGTGGAGAAGGAAGATCCTACAATGGTGAGAAGTCGACAGTTGGCTAGAGACCTTGGGCTTTCGATGAAGGTGAATGATGTGGAATATCAAGGTGATGGAACCAAAGCCATCTTCTATTATACTGCTGAGGATCGCGTAGATTTTAGGCAGTTGATTAAAGTTTTAGCCGATTCTTTCAAAGTGAGAATCGAGATGAAGCAAATTGGAGTTAGGCAAGAAGCAGCACGAGTAGGTGGAATAGGTAGCTGCGGCAGAGAATTGTGCTGTAGCACTTGGATGACTGATTTTAAATCGGTTACTACTCAGGTGGCTCGTACACAACAACTCTCCTTAAATCCTCAAAAGCTGGCCGGCCAATGTGGTAAACTAAAGTGTTGTTTGAATTTTGAGCAAGATGCTTATATAGATGAATTAGACAAGTTTCCAGACTCCTCTATACCATTATCCACTAGAAAAGGTGACGCTATATATCAAAAAATGGATATATTTAAGAATATTATGTGGTATAGCTATATGGACGACCCTGCTTTTCATCATGCCATCCCAGTGAGTAAAGTGAAGTATATTTTAGCACAGAATAAAAAAGGTAAAAAGCCTGAGAATCTTGAAAAATTTGTGGCAGAAGTAGTTGATGTGGATAAAATGGATGAGAGGAATAAGCAAATTGATCAATGGAAAACGGATTATGGGCAATAAAACAACCCATTATTACATTATATATTAGATGAAACTAAATTTAAAAATAATTCTTGGTTTTGGGTTGTTGGTTAGCTTGTTTTTTACTTCTTGCGATTCTAATCGTTATTTTGAACAAAATATTGAAATAACTGGAGAAGAATGGTCAGCCAATGAATCTATGGATTTTTTTGTGGATATTGAAGATACTAATTCACAATTTAACTTTTATGTGAATGTTCGAAATACCAATGAATATCCTTATGCCAACCTATACATCTTTATAGAGAGCACATTTCCTGATCACATAGTTGCAAGAGATACCGTAGAATTGCAATTGGCAAGTTTAGATGGGAAATGGCTAGGTAGTGGTTATGGTAAGTATAAATATCATCATTTTATTCTCAGAAAGGCCATGCGCTTTGTTCAACTAGGGACATATTCTTTTAAGATTGAACATGGTATGCGAAAAGAACAATTACAAGGGATATCTGATATCGGAATTAGATTAGAGTATTATCCGTAAACAATTTTATATATGTCGGAGCAATTAGAACCCCATTCTATTATTGAAGAAAAGAAGGATAAGAAATATCCTTATAGAAAGTGGATTATCATATTCTGGAGCCTGTTTATTACAGCTTTTGGATTAGGATTTTTAATGTTTGTCCTTATTTCTCAAGGGAAACTGGGGGTTATGCCAACGTTTGAAGAATTAGAAAATCCTTTCATCTCTCAAGCTTCAGTTATTTATTCTGAGGATGGTGAAGAATTGGGATCCTATTTTATTGAAAACAGAAAAGATGTTGATTTTAGGGACTTAAGTCCAAATGTGGTAAATGCATTAGTGGCCACTGAAGATATTCGTTTTTATGAACATTCTGGAATCGATTTTAAAGCCCTGGTTAGAGTTGTTATAGGTGTTTTGAGTGGGGATCATAAAGGAGGAGGCTCTACCATCACTCAACAATTGGCCAAACAATTATATACTAAAATAAGTGCGCGAGATAATAGTAAACGTGTTTTAGAAAAGTTCAACGAGTGGGTGATAGCGGTGAAGTTGGAAAAGAGTTATTCCAAAGATGAAATCATGGCTATGTATTTAAATAAATATGATTTTTTAAATAATGCCGATGGAATTTATTCCGCTTCAAAGGTGTATTTCTCTTCTACTCCTGATTCTTTGAGCCTTACCGAGGCTGCTACCTTAGTAGGAATGCTTAAAAACTCTTCACTTTATAATCCTCTTCGCCGTCCAGAATTAGTTACAAGTAGAAGGAATGTAGTACTGAGTCAAATGAAAAAATATGGCTATATCGACCAGATGGCCTATGATACTGCCATTATTCAGCCTCTGGGATTGGAATATAGAAAATTAGGTCATTCAGAAGGAAGTGCAACTTACTTAAGAGAATATTTGAGGAAATATTTAAAGAGGTGGTGTGCTGAACATGATAAGCCAAATGGTGAGCCTTATAATTTATATCAAGATGGATTGCGGATATATACTACCATAGATTCTCGTATGCAAAATTACGCAGAGGAGTCCGTTCAAGAGCATCTGGGATTAGATTTGCAACCTGCTTTTTATCGACATTGGAATGGCTATACTAATGCGCCATTTGTATTTGATCGAGCCAATGCTCAAGATGAAATTGATAAGCTTCTTTT is a window of Lentimicrobium sp. L6 DNA encoding:
- a CDS encoding DNA polymerase III subunit delta — protein: MQFKDIIGQSDLKKSLVETVKNGRISHAQLFLGKGVNGKFALAVAYAQYINCPDRTETDSCGVCLSCKKYNAMSHPDLFFSFPVNKSSKGGGDSDAKSREGGVNRSTSSKDLISTMFYKDWLSYLNSTHYYPELQSWYKKINIENKQGIINVEEARRIVRDVSFKPVEAPYKILIIWQPEKMNMSSANVLLKFFEEPPAHTIIIMVADEKDQLLKTIQSRFQIIPVPKIDDFELYAYLKTKYSNFPENQVKNAVALSDGDLQRAEHILGDGEQMKEHFMLFQSWMRMCYKKGSLEEIKTFVEKVSRIGRENQKHFLNYSLRLIRQSLLINYGHPSLNKLTHYESEWLTKFSPFIHINNGIQLTEKFEQAIFEVGRNASASVLFMKLSLDLSVLLKIPQ
- a CDS encoding regulatory iron-sulfur-containing complex subunit RicT yields the protein MDNNIKVPEEDIMMSRGCCASNKLLDKSANKNANSCPKLDSREWLADIPTPLGFTKSNVVEVRFKNSHKAFFKTPDELELNKGDIIAVEASPGHDIGIVSLTGETARLQMKKKNIRPDSDFVKKVYRRARLNDIEKWMKSVEKEDPTMVRSRQLARDLGLSMKVNDVEYQGDGTKAIFYYTAEDRVDFRQLIKVLADSFKVRIEMKQIGVRQEAARVGGIGSCGRELCCSTWMTDFKSVTTQVARTQQLSLNPQKLAGQCGKLKCCLNFEQDAYIDELDKFPDSSIPLSTRKGDAIYQKMDIFKNIMWYSYMDDPAFHHAIPVSKVKYILAQNKKGKKPENLEKFVAEVVDVDKMDERNKQIDQWKTDYGQ
- a CDS encoding gliding motility lipoprotein GldH, with the translated sequence MKLNLKIILGFGLLVSLFFTSCDSNRYFEQNIEITGEEWSANESMDFFVDIEDTNSQFNFYVNVRNTNEYPYANLYIFIESTFPDHIVARDTVELQLASLDGKWLGSGYGKYKYHHFILRKAMRFVQLGTYSFKIEHGMRKEQLQGISDIGIRLEYYP